In one Streptomyces sp. NBC_01241 genomic region, the following are encoded:
- a CDS encoding RelA/SpoT family protein — protein MPDEAQPVAAPQPDKPAAASATPGPAAASATPGKNQPEQKPKPPAPEPGTGPASAGAGVLRSAPASPAQPEAPASSAASASKPPAKPAAKQATRAAPATRSGGSSNRVRARLARLGVQRSSPYNPVLEPLLRIVRSNDTKIETATLRQIERAYQVAERWHRGQKRKSGDPYITHPLAVTTILAELGMDPATLMAGLLHDTVEDTEYGLDTLRRDFGDQVALLVDGVTKLDKVKFGEAAQAETVRKMVVAMAKDPRVLVIKLADRLHNMRTMRYLKREKQEKKARETLEIYAPLAHRLGMNTIKWELEDLAFAILYPKMYDEIVRLVAERAPKRDEYLAIVTDEVQADLRAARIKATVTGRPKHYYSVYQKMIVRGRDFAEIYDLVGIRVLVDTVRDCYAALGTVHARWNPVPGRFKDYIAMPKFNMYQSLHTTVIGPSGKPVELQIRTFDMHRRAEYGIAAHWKYKQEAVAGASKVRTDVPKSTGKGARQDTVNDMAWLRQLLDWQKETEDPSEFLESLRFDLSRNEVFVFTPKGDVIALPAGATPVDFAYAVHTEVGHRTIGARVNGRLVPLESTLDNGDLVEVFTSKAAGAGPSRDWLGFVKSPRARNKIRAWFSKERRDEAIEQGKDAIARAMRKQNLPIQRILTGDSLVTLAHEMRYPDISSLYAAIGEGHVAAAGVVQKLVQALGGEDAANEDIAESSPPSRGRGKRRSNADPGVVVKGVEDVWVKLARCCTPVPGDPIIGFVTRGSGVSVHRADCVNVDSLSQQPERILDVEWAPTQSSVFLVAIQVEALDRSRLLSDVTRVLSDQHVNILSAAVQTSRDRVATSRFTFEMGDPKHLGHVLKAVRGVEGVYDVYRVTSARRP, from the coding sequence TTGCCAGACGAGGCCCAGCCAGTTGCCGCCCCGCAGCCCGACAAGCCCGCGGCGGCCTCAGCCACGCCCGGGCCCGCGGCGGCCTCAGCCACGCCAGGGAAGAACCAGCCTGAACAGAAGCCGAAGCCCCCGGCACCCGAGCCCGGTACGGGCCCGGCTTCGGCCGGTGCCGGGGTACTGCGGTCCGCGCCCGCTTCCCCCGCCCAGCCGGAAGCGCCCGCCTCGTCGGCCGCGTCCGCTTCGAAGCCCCCGGCGAAGCCCGCCGCCAAGCAGGCCACCCGGGCCGCGCCCGCGACCCGCTCCGGTGGCTCCTCCAACCGGGTACGGGCCAGGCTCGCCCGCCTCGGTGTGCAGCGCTCCAGCCCGTACAACCCGGTGCTCGAACCGTTGCTGCGCATCGTCCGCAGCAACGACACCAAGATCGAGACGGCCACGCTGCGCCAGATCGAGCGCGCCTACCAGGTCGCCGAGCGCTGGCACCGCGGCCAGAAGCGCAAGAGCGGCGACCCGTACATCACGCACCCGCTCGCCGTCACGACGATCCTCGCCGAGCTCGGCATGGACCCGGCGACGCTGATGGCCGGCCTGCTGCACGACACGGTCGAGGACACCGAGTACGGCCTGGACACCCTGCGACGGGACTTCGGCGACCAGGTCGCCCTGCTCGTCGACGGCGTCACCAAGCTGGACAAGGTCAAGTTCGGCGAGGCCGCACAGGCCGAGACCGTACGCAAGATGGTCGTCGCCATGGCCAAGGACCCCCGGGTCCTCGTCATCAAGCTCGCCGACCGGCTGCACAACATGCGCACCATGCGCTACCTCAAGCGGGAGAAGCAGGAGAAGAAGGCCCGCGAGACGCTGGAGATCTACGCCCCGCTGGCGCACCGCCTGGGCATGAACACCATCAAGTGGGAGCTGGAGGACCTCGCCTTCGCGATCCTCTACCCCAAGATGTACGACGAGATCGTCCGTCTCGTCGCCGAGCGGGCCCCCAAGCGCGACGAGTACCTCGCCATAGTGACCGACGAGGTCCAGGCCGACCTGCGTGCCGCCCGGATCAAGGCCACGGTCACCGGCCGGCCGAAGCACTACTACAGCGTCTACCAGAAGATGATCGTGCGCGGCCGGGACTTCGCCGAGATCTACGACCTGGTGGGCATCCGGGTCCTCGTCGACACCGTCCGCGACTGTTACGCGGCGCTCGGCACCGTCCACGCGCGATGGAATCCGGTCCCGGGCCGGTTCAAGGACTACATCGCGATGCCCAAGTTCAACATGTACCAGTCGCTGCACACCACCGTCATCGGTCCCAGCGGCAAGCCGGTCGAGCTGCAGATCCGTACGTTCGACATGCACCGCCGCGCCGAGTACGGCATCGCCGCGCACTGGAAGTACAAGCAGGAGGCCGTCGCGGGCGCCTCCAAGGTGCGTACCGACGTACCCAAGAGCACGGGCAAGGGCGCGCGCCAGGACACCGTCAACGACATGGCGTGGCTGCGCCAGCTCCTGGACTGGCAGAAGGAGACGGAGGACCCCAGCGAGTTCCTGGAGTCCCTGCGCTTCGACCTCTCCCGCAACGAGGTCTTCGTCTTCACGCCCAAGGGCGACGTCATAGCGCTTCCCGCGGGTGCGACGCCGGTCGACTTCGCGTACGCCGTCCATACGGAGGTCGGCCACCGGACCATAGGGGCACGGGTCAACGGGCGGCTCGTACCGCTCGAATCGACCCTCGACAACGGCGACCTGGTGGAGGTCTTCACCTCGAAGGCGGCCGGTGCCGGACCGTCCCGGGACTGGCTGGGCTTCGTCAAGTCGCCCCGCGCCCGCAACAAGATCCGCGCCTGGTTCTCCAAGGAGCGCCGCGACGAGGCGATCGAGCAGGGCAAGGACGCCATCGCGCGCGCCATGCGCAAGCAGAACCTGCCGATCCAGCGCATCCTCACCGGCGACTCCCTGGTCACCCTCGCCCACGAGATGCGCTACCCCGACATCTCGTCCCTGTACGCGGCGATCGGCGAGGGTCATGTGGCCGCCGCCGGTGTCGTACAGAAGCTCGTCCAGGCGCTCGGCGGCGAGGACGCCGCCAACGAGGACATCGCGGAGAGCTCGCCGCCCTCGCGCGGCCGCGGCAAGCGCCGCTCCAACGCCGATCCCGGTGTCGTCGTCAAGGGCGTCGAGGACGTGTGGGTCAAACTGGCCCGCTGCTGCACGCCCGTCCCCGGCGACCCGATCATCGGCTTCGTCACCCGCGGCAGCGGCGTCTCCGTGCACCGTGCCGACTGTGTCAACGTCGACTCCCTGTCGCAGCAGCCGGAACGGATCCTGGACGTCGAGTGGGCTCCGACCCAGTCCTCGGTCTTCCTGGTGGCCATCCAGGTCGAGGCCCTGGACCGGTCGCGGCTGCTCTCGGACGTCACCCGCGTCCTGTCCGACCAGCACGTCAACATCCTGTCGGCGGCCGTCCAGACCTCCCGGGACCGGGTGGCCACCTCGCGCTTCACCTTCGAGATGGGCGACCCGAAGCACCTCGGCCACGTACTGAAGGCCGTACGAGGCGTGGAGGGCGTCTACGACGTCTACCGCGTCACCTCGGCGCGCAGGCCCTGA
- a CDS encoding adenine phosphoribosyltransferase, whose translation MTSSTTESIRELLLSRIRDVPDHPKPGVLFKDITPLLADPAAFAALTETLAELCVRHGATKIVGLEARGFILAAPVAIRAGLGFVPVRKAGKLPGATLRQAYDLEYGTAEIEIHAEDLSADDRIMVIDDILATGGTAEASLELIRRAGAEIAGVAVLMELGFLPGRARLEQGLRGAPLEVLITV comes from the coding sequence ATGACCAGCAGCACGACCGAGAGCATCCGCGAGCTCCTGCTCAGCCGGATCCGTGATGTGCCGGACCACCCCAAGCCGGGCGTGCTGTTCAAGGACATCACCCCGTTGCTCGCGGACCCGGCAGCGTTCGCGGCCCTCACCGAGACCCTCGCGGAACTGTGCGTACGCCACGGAGCCACGAAGATCGTCGGCCTCGAGGCGCGCGGCTTCATCCTGGCCGCCCCGGTCGCGATCCGGGCCGGGCTCGGCTTCGTACCCGTCCGCAAGGCGGGGAAACTGCCCGGAGCCACGCTCCGCCAGGCGTACGACCTGGAGTACGGCACCGCCGAGATCGAGATCCACGCGGAGGACCTGTCCGCAGACGACCGGATCATGGTCATCGACGACATCCTCGCGACCGGTGGCACCGCCGAGGCCTCCCTGGAGCTGATCCGGCGGGCCGGTGCCGAGATCGCGGGCGTCGCGGTCCTCATGGAGCTCGGCTTCCTGCCCGGTCGTGCCCGTCTGGAGCAGGGCCTGCGCGGCGCACCGCTGGAGGTTCTGATCACGGTCTGA
- a CDS encoding vitamin K epoxide reductase family protein, protein MTTAAVDHPSSDQDEDGGKRTIGGSRALALLLVITGAAGLLAAWVITIDKFKLLEDPNFTPGCSLNPVVACGNIMKSEQASAFGFPNPMLGLATYSVIIGIGLALLAGARFRSWYWLGMNAGTLFGVGFCTWLQYQSLYNINSLCLWCCLAWVATIFMFCYVTTHNIKHRILPAPNWLRNGLTEFHWVPPVLWVGIIGMLILTRWWDFWTS, encoded by the coding sequence ATGACGACTGCAGCGGTAGACCACCCCTCCTCCGACCAGGACGAGGACGGCGGGAAGAGGACCATCGGCGGCAGCCGGGCGTTGGCGCTGCTGCTGGTGATCACGGGCGCTGCCGGACTCCTCGCCGCCTGGGTCATCACGATCGACAAGTTCAAGCTGCTGGAAGACCCCAACTTCACACCGGGATGCAGTCTCAACCCGGTCGTCGCCTGCGGCAACATCATGAAGAGCGAGCAGGCGTCCGCCTTCGGTTTCCCGAACCCGATGCTCGGCCTGGCCACCTACTCGGTGATCATCGGCATCGGCCTGGCACTGCTCGCGGGGGCCCGCTTCCGCAGCTGGTACTGGCTGGGGATGAACGCGGGCACGCTGTTCGGCGTCGGCTTCTGCACCTGGCTCCAGTACCAGTCGCTCTACAACATCAACTCGCTCTGCCTGTGGTGCTGCCTGGCCTGGGTCGCCACGATCTTCATGTTCTGCTACGTCACCACGCACAACATCAAGCACCGGATCCTGCCCGCGCCGAACTGGCTGCGCAACGGGCTGACAGAGTTCCACTGGGTGCCGCCGGTCCTGTGGGTCGGCATCATCGGCATGCTGATCCTGACCCGCTGGTGGGACTTCTGGACCAGCTGA
- the secF gene encoding protein translocase subunit SecF → MSRLGSLGARLYRGEVGYDFIGNRKIWYGISILITITAIVGLAVSGLNMGIEFKGGAVFTTPKTSVGVAQAEDLATEASGHQAIVQKLGNGGLRIQITEVDTAKSDQIKEQLSQDLDVPTEKIAADLVGPSWGEQIANKAWTGLGIFMVLVVIYLAIAFEWRMAIAALVALIHDITITVGIYALVGFEVTPGTVIGLLTILGYSLYDTVVVFDSLRESTGDITKQTRWTYSEIANRSINGTLVRSINTTVVALLPVAGLLFIGGGVLGAGMLNDISLSLFVGLAAGAYSSIFIATPLVADLKERDPQMKALKKRVLAKRAAAAAKGESAEDEPSDGDLPQEAEPAAAVVGQRQEPPRGHGRTSGKRR, encoded by the coding sequence ATGTCGCGACTCGGCAGTCTCGGCGCCCGTCTCTACCGCGGCGAGGTCGGCTACGACTTCATCGGCAACCGCAAGATCTGGTACGGGATCTCGATCCTGATCACCATCACGGCCATCGTCGGCCTGGCGGTCAGCGGCCTGAACATGGGCATCGAGTTCAAGGGTGGCGCAGTCTTCACCACCCCGAAGACGAGCGTGGGCGTCGCCCAGGCGGAGGACCTGGCCACGGAGGCCTCCGGCCACCAGGCGATCGTCCAGAAGCTCGGCAACGGCGGTCTGCGCATCCAGATCACCGAGGTCGACACCGCGAAGTCCGACCAGATCAAGGAACAGCTCTCCCAGGACCTCGACGTCCCCACGGAGAAGATCGCCGCCGACCTGGTCGGCCCCAGCTGGGGTGAGCAGATCGCCAACAAGGCCTGGACCGGCCTCGGCATCTTCATGGTCCTCGTGGTGATCTACCTGGCCATCGCCTTCGAGTGGCGCATGGCGATCGCGGCCCTCGTCGCGCTGATCCACGACATCACCATCACGGTCGGCATCTACGCCCTGGTCGGCTTCGAAGTCACCCCGGGCACCGTGATCGGTCTGCTGACCATCCTTGGCTACTCCCTCTACGACACCGTCGTCGTCTTCGACAGCCTCAGGGAGAGCACGGGGGACATCACCAAGCAGACCCGCTGGACGTACAGCGAGATCGCCAACCGCTCGATCAATGGCACACTGGTCCGTTCCATCAACACCACCGTCGTGGCCCTGCTCCCCGTCGCCGGTCTGCTCTTCATCGGCGGTGGCGTCCTCGGCGCCGGCATGCTGAACGACATCTCGCTGTCGCTGTTCGTCGGCCTCGCGGCCGGTGCGTACTCCTCGATCTTCATTGCCACCCCGCTCGTCGCCGACCTCAAGGAACGCGACCCGCAGATGAAGGCCCTGAAGAAGCGGGTCCTCGCCAAGCGCGCGGCGGCCGCCGCCAAGGGCGAGTCCGCCGAGGACGAGCCCTCGGACGGCGACCTCCCCCAGGAGGCCGAACCCGCCGCCGCGGTCGTCGGCCAGCGCCAGGAGCCCCCCAGGGGCCACGGCCGGACCTCGGGGAAGCGCCGATGA
- a CDS encoding DUF349 domain-containing protein, with the protein MSSDPWGRVDETGTVYVRTADGEQVVGSWQAGSPEEALAYFERKYEGIVVEIGLLERRVKTTDLSAKDATTAIEHLRVQVDEHHAVGDLDALRKRLDALVATVESRREERKAQKAKQTDEAKHAKEALVAEAEELAQSEQWRSAGERLRALVDTWKGLPRLDRKSDDELWHRFSHARSAFSKRRKAHFASLDAQREEARKAKEKLVAEAESLSGSTDWGATAARYRDLMTEWKAVGRAQREAEDDLWNRFRGAQDVFFAARSEVFAERDAEQGENLKLKEDLAAEAEKLVPVKDLKAARAAFRAINERWEAVGHVPRDARPKVEGRMHAVERALQEAEESEWRRTNPEARARAAGLTGQLQAAVDKLRTQIDTARASGNNARADKLARELEGRQALLDQALKGLEEFGG; encoded by the coding sequence GTGAGCAGCGACCCGTGGGGCCGTGTCGATGAGACGGGCACCGTGTACGTGCGTACAGCCGATGGCGAGCAGGTCGTCGGATCGTGGCAGGCGGGTTCCCCCGAGGAGGCTCTGGCCTACTTCGAGCGCAAGTACGAGGGCATTGTGGTCGAGATCGGCCTCCTCGAACGGCGGGTGAAGACCACCGACCTGTCGGCGAAGGACGCCACGACCGCCATCGAGCATCTGCGCGTGCAGGTGGACGAGCATCATGCCGTCGGTGACCTCGACGCGCTCCGTAAGCGGCTCGACGCGCTGGTCGCGACGGTCGAGTCGCGGCGCGAGGAGCGCAAGGCCCAGAAGGCGAAGCAGACCGACGAGGCGAAGCACGCCAAGGAGGCGCTGGTCGCCGAGGCGGAGGAGCTGGCGCAGAGCGAGCAGTGGCGCTCGGCGGGCGAGCGGCTGCGCGCGCTCGTCGACACGTGGAAGGGCCTTCCGCGGCTCGACCGCAAGTCCGACGACGAGCTGTGGCACCGCTTCTCGCACGCCCGCTCGGCGTTCTCCAAGCGCCGCAAGGCTCATTTCGCCTCGCTGGACGCCCAGCGCGAGGAGGCCCGTAAGGCCAAGGAGAAGCTGGTCGCGGAGGCCGAGTCGCTGTCCGGTTCCACGGACTGGGGAGCCACGGCTGCCCGTTACCGGGACCTGATGACGGAGTGGAAGGCGGTGGGCCGCGCCCAGCGCGAGGCCGAGGACGATCTGTGGAACCGTTTCCGCGGTGCTCAGGACGTCTTCTTCGCCGCCCGTAGCGAGGTCTTCGCCGAGCGGGACGCGGAGCAGGGCGAGAACCTCAAGCTGAAGGAGGATCTCGCCGCCGAGGCCGAGAAGCTGGTGCCGGTGAAGGACCTGAAGGCGGCCAGGGCCGCGTTCCGGGCCATCAACGAGCGCTGGGAGGCCGTCGGCCATGTGCCGCGTGACGCCCGCCCGAAGGTCGAGGGGCGGATGCACGCGGTGGAGCGGGCCCTTCAGGAGGCCGAGGAGTCGGAGTGGCGCCGGACGAACCCGGAGGCGCGTGCGCGCGCCGCGGGTCTGACGGGTCAGCTGCAGGCGGCCGTGGACAAGCTGCGTACGCAGATCGACACGGCCCGCGCCTCGGGCAACAACGCCCGGGCCGACAAGCTGGCCAGGGAGCTCGAAGGCCGGCAGGCACTGCTGGACCAGGCGCTGAAGGGCCTGGAGGAGTTCGGCGGCTGA
- a CDS encoding MBL fold metallo-hydrolase, with translation MLIAGFPAGAWGTNCYLVAPAAGEECVIIDPGHQAASGVEEALKKHRLKPVAVVLTHGHIDHVASVVPVCGAHDVPAWIHPEDRYMMSDPEKALGRSIGMPLMGELTVGEPDDVKELSDGALLKLAGLEFGVAHAPGHTKGSVTFRMPEAADVPQILFSGDLLFAGSVGRTDLPGGDHAELLESLARVCLPLDDSTVVLSGHGPQTTIGRERASNPYLHGMDAPRRGM, from the coding sequence GTGCTCATTGCCGGGTTCCCCGCCGGAGCCTGGGGGACCAACTGTTACCTGGTCGCCCCGGCCGCAGGCGAGGAGTGCGTGATCATCGACCCGGGCCATCAGGCCGCATCCGGAGTCGAGGAAGCACTGAAGAAGCATCGGCTGAAGCCCGTCGCCGTCGTACTGACCCACGGCCACATCGACCACGTCGCCTCGGTCGTCCCGGTGTGCGGCGCGCACGACGTCCCGGCCTGGATCCACCCGGAGGACCGGTACATGATGAGCGACCCGGAGAAGGCCCTCGGCCGCTCCATCGGGATGCCGCTCATGGGCGAGCTGACGGTGGGGGAGCCGGACGACGTCAAGGAGCTGAGCGACGGCGCTCTGCTGAAGCTGGCCGGTCTGGAGTTCGGTGTCGCGCATGCGCCCGGCCATACCAAGGGGTCGGTGACGTTCAGGATGCCCGAGGCCGCGGATGTTCCGCAGATCCTCTTCTCGGGCGACCTGCTCTTCGCCGGCTCCGTCGGACGCACCGACCTGCCCGGCGGCGACCACGCCGAGCTGCTCGAGTCGCTGGCCCGTGTGTGCCTGCCGCTCGACGACTCGACCGTGGTGCTGTCCGGCCACGGCCCCCAGACGACCATCGGCCGCGAGCGCGCCTCGAATCCGTATCTGCACGGTATGGACGCGCCCCGACGAGGAATGTGA
- the hisS gene encoding histidine--tRNA ligase, with the protein MSTFKAPKGTYDLTPPDSAKYLAVREAIAAPLKNSGYGYIETPGFEDVALFSRGVGESTDIVTKEMYTLTTKGGSQLALRPEGTASVLRAALEANLHKLGNLPVKLWYSGSYYRYERPQKGRYRHFSQVGAEAIGAEDPALDAELIILADQAYRTLGLRNFRILLNSLGDKECRPVYRDALQGFLRELELDEETRRRIEINPLRVLDDKRPEVQKQLTGAPVLRDYLCDACKAYHEEVRDLLSEACVVYEDDEKLVRGLDYYTRTTFEFVHDGLGSQSAVGGGGRYDGLSEMIGGPALPSVGWALGVDRTVLALEAEGIELELSAATSVFAVPLGEEARRVLFGIVTQLRREGVAADFAYGNRGLKGAMKSANRSGARFTIVAGERDLAEGVVQLKDMESGEQTAVPLADVAGTIRERLA; encoded by the coding sequence GTGAGCACCTTCAAGGCCCCCAAGGGCACGTACGACCTGACCCCGCCCGATTCCGCGAAGTACCTCGCGGTGCGCGAGGCGATCGCCGCACCCCTGAAGAACTCCGGCTACGGCTACATCGAGACGCCCGGCTTCGAGGACGTCGCCCTCTTCTCGCGCGGTGTCGGTGAATCCACCGACATCGTGACCAAGGAGATGTACACCCTCACCACCAAGGGCGGCTCCCAGCTGGCGCTGCGCCCCGAGGGCACCGCGTCCGTGCTGCGCGCCGCACTGGAGGCCAACCTCCACAAGCTCGGCAATCTGCCCGTGAAGCTCTGGTACTCCGGCTCGTACTACCGCTACGAGCGCCCGCAGAAGGGCCGCTACCGGCACTTCTCGCAGGTCGGTGCCGAGGCGATCGGCGCCGAGGACCCGGCGCTCGACGCCGAGCTGATCATCCTGGCCGACCAGGCCTACCGCACGCTGGGTCTGCGCAATTTCCGCATCCTGCTCAACTCGCTGGGCGACAAGGAGTGCCGTCCCGTCTACCGGGACGCGCTCCAGGGGTTCCTGCGCGAGCTCGAACTCGACGAGGAGACCCGCCGCCGCATCGAGATCAACCCGCTCCGGGTCCTCGACGACAAGCGGCCCGAGGTGCAGAAGCAGCTCACCGGCGCGCCGGTGCTGCGTGACTACCTGTGCGACGCCTGCAAGGCGTACCACGAGGAGGTGCGCGACCTGCTCTCCGAGGCCTGTGTGGTGTACGAGGACGACGAGAAGCTCGTCCGCGGCCTCGACTACTACACCCGCACCACCTTCGAGTTCGTCCACGACGGACTCGGCTCGCAGTCCGCGGTGGGCGGCGGCGGCCGCTACGACGGCCTGTCCGAGATGATCGGCGGCCCGGCGCTCCCGTCGGTCGGCTGGGCGCTCGGCGTGGACCGTACGGTGCTTGCGCTGGAGGCGGAGGGCATCGAGCTCGAACTGTCCGCGGCCACCAGTGTCTTCGCCGTACCGCTCGGCGAGGAGGCCCGGCGGGTGCTCTTCGGGATCGTCACGCAGTTGCGCCGCGAGGGCGTGGCAGCGGACTTCGCGTACGGAAATCGCGGCCTCAAGGGCGCGATGAAGAGCGCGAACCGTTCGGGCGCCCGGTTCACGATCGTCGCGGGCGAGCGGGACCTGGCCGAGGGCGTCGTCCAGCTCAAGGACATGGAGTCCGGCGAGCAGACGGCGGTCCCCCTGGCGGACGTGGCCGGGACGATCCGCGAGCGCCTGGCGTAG
- a CDS encoding peptidylprolyl isomerase — protein MVSSDQRRRQLAREKFERQQQRREEARRRTRRLTAVIASAVAVVAVVGVGAYLTLDKNGDGKKDKSDAAASPSASPSPSESSAPEPAMKIDKTSKYTMSIKTSQGDIAFTMDAAKTPHTTNSFKSLADKGFFDGTKCHRLTTQGIFVLQCGDPKGDGTGGPGYTIPDENLTALGKAGADGTVTYPAGTVAMANTGQEHTGGSQFFLVYKDSKLPPTYTPFGTMDDASLKAVKDVGAAGVADGATDGAPKKAVDISKAAVAKS, from the coding sequence GTGGTCAGCAGCGATCAGCGGCGGCGGCAGCTCGCCAGGGAGAAGTTCGAGCGGCAGCAGCAGCGCCGGGAGGAGGCCCGCCGCCGGACGCGGCGGCTGACGGCCGTCATCGCGTCCGCGGTGGCCGTGGTGGCGGTCGTCGGGGTGGGCGCGTATCTCACCCTCGACAAGAACGGCGACGGCAAGAAGGACAAGAGCGATGCGGCCGCGAGCCCTTCGGCTTCGCCGTCGCCGAGCGAGAGCAGCGCGCCGGAGCCCGCGATGAAGATCGACAAGACGTCGAAGTACACGATGTCGATCAAGACGAGCCAGGGCGACATCGCGTTCACGATGGACGCGGCGAAGACCCCGCACACCACGAACTCGTTCAAGTCGCTGGCCGACAAGGGCTTCTTCGACGGTACGAAGTGCCACCGGCTGACCACGCAGGGCATCTTCGTCCTGCAGTGCGGTGACCCCAAGGGCGACGGCACGGGCGGCCCCGGCTACACCATCCCGGACGAGAACCTGACCGCGCTGGGCAAGGCGGGCGCGGACGGCACGGTGACCTACCCGGCGGGCACGGTGGCGATGGCGAACACCGGACAGGAGCACACCGGCGGCAGCCAGTTCTTCCTGGTGTACAAGGACAGCAAACTGCCGCCCACCTACACCCCGTTCGGCACGATGGACGACGCCTCGCTGAAGGCCGTCAAGGATGTCGGTGCGGCGGGGGTGGCCGACGGTGCCACTGACGGTGCGCCGAAGAAGGCCGTGGACATCTCGAAGGCCGCAGTCGCGAAGTCGTGA